The Vicia villosa cultivar HV-30 ecotype Madison, WI linkage group LG1, Vvil1.0, whole genome shotgun sequence genome includes a region encoding these proteins:
- the LOC131625779 gene encoding uncharacterized protein LOC131625779, with product MMSSNSSINGFYNILNQGLNDLHQTFISHNFMSFQFLSQVISSLQSFHSHLTLLVRKLRLPVGGKWLDEYMDESSRLWDSCHVLKSAISGMDNYYSSSSNIVSSLDGYHHFTPEFSRQVIRAINVCQREIIGMEEENKSLTETRIQQLSQCLNQNTNISADSNSKLNGYSGFRGVLFAMRSVSSLLLMILLSGITYCWSSSCFHQGLGQGYHEGHMVFGSGFMVSMAMLQQKVAEEIDNNDGQHRILLFEFQQAKIAMQELKVEMERVTCYGNDDEHGCEIQEKVENVKSCFGLLRCGVESITGQLDDFFDEIVEGRKKLLDMCSHR from the exons ATGATGAGTTCTAACTCCTCAATAAATGGTTTCTACAACATCCTTAACCAAGGACTCAATGACCTTCACCAAACCTTCATCTCTCACAACTTCATGTCTTTCCAATTCCTTTCACAAGTTATCTCATCTCTTCAATCCTTCCATTCTCATCTCACCCTTTTGGTTCGCAAACTCCGGTTGCCCGTTGGAGGTAAATGGCTTGATGAATACATGGATGAAAGCTCAAGACTTTGGGATTCTTGCCATGTACTCAAATCTGCCATTTCTGGAATGGACAACTATTACTCATCTTCCTCTAATATAGTTTCCTCTTTAGATGGTTACCATCACTTCACTCCCGAGTTTTCTCGTCAG GTTATTCGCGCGATAAATGTTTGTCAAAGGGAGATTATAGGAATGGAGGAAGAGAACAAGAGTTTAACAGAAACAAGGATTCAACAACTATCTCAATGTTTGAACCAAAACACAAACATTTCGGCCGATTCGAATTCGAAACTAAATGGATATAGTGGTTTTCGAGGGGTACTTTTCGCAATGAGGAGTGTTAGTTCATTGCTTTTGATGATTCTTCTTAGTGGAATAACTTATTGTTGGTCTTCCTCTTGTTTCCATCAAGGACTAGGACAAGGTTACCATGAAGGACACATGGTTTTTGGATCCGGTTTCATGGTTTCAATGGCAATGTTGCAACAAAAAGTGGCAGAAGAAATAGACAACAATGATGGACAACATAGGATTCTTTTGTTTGAGTTTCAACAAGCAAAGATTGCAATGCAGGAATTGAAAGTTGAGATGGAGAGAGTAACATGTTATGGTAATGATGATGAACATGGTTGTGAGATTCAAGAAAAAGTTGAGAATGTGAAGAGTTGCTTTGGTTTGTTGAGATGTGGTGTAGAAAGTATCACAGGACAACTTGATGATTTCTTTGATGAAATTGTTGAAGGAAGGAAGAAACTTTTGGATATGTGTAGCCATAGGTAG
- the LOC131599191 gene encoding uncharacterized protein LOC131599191: MAVAQDGNGNIFPIAFAIVEGETKDAWSFFLRNLRIHVTPQPNLCLISYRHPSIKGAYDDPANGWQNPPSSHVYCIRHIAQNFMRAIRDKELRKKLVNMGYALTESTYNYYRIEIRQTNRDAMEWIENIPREKWARAFDRGQRWGHMTTNLAEAMNSVLKATRNLPIASLFSATYFRMGALFGQRGHEWTKRLTSGQTFTDKCIKGMTEEVNKASSHNVYQFDRERFYFMVAERINRNDGRPTGTYGVDLRKRTCDCGKFQAFHLPCSHVIAACESIRQDYTIHIPDVFKIQHVFKVYQQSFQILPHQDNWPQYRGPTLCHDETMRRKKRGRPNSTRIRTEMDDVEKEKRMCGICREVGHIRSKCPNVSGPSNRPP; the protein is encoded by the exons ATGGCTGTGGCGCAGGATGGGAATGGTAACATTTTTCCAATTGCTTTCGCTATTGTCGAGGGTGAAACCAAGGATGCTTGGAGTTTTTTCCTTCGTAATCTAAGAATCCATGTGACACCCCAACCCAATCTATGCCTAATATCATACAGACATCCATCGATTAAAGGTGCCTACGATGATCCTGCAAATGGATGGCAAAATCCTCCGTCATCACATGTCTATTGCATAAGGCATATCGCGCAAAATTTTATGCGTGCGATTAGAGACAAAGAACTACGTAAAAAACTCGTCAACATGG GATATGCATTGACGGAGTCAACGTACAATTACTATAGAATCGAAATTCGTCAGACAAATAGAGATGctatggagtggattgaaaatatCCCCAGGGAGAAGTGGGCAAGGGCGTTTGATAGAGGGCAACGATGGGGACACATGACGACTAACCTTGCAGAAGCAATGAACTCTGTGCTAAAGGCTACCAGAAATCTTCCAATAGCGTCTTTGTTTTCGGCCACATATTTTCGGATGGGAGCATTATTTGGTCAACGCGGACATGAATGGACAAAGAGGTTGACATCAGGCCAGACTTTTACAGACAAGTGTATCAAGGGGATGACTGAAGAGGTCAACAAAGCAAGCAGTCATAATGTTTACCAGTTTGACCGGGAGAGGTTCTATTTTATGGTGGCCGAAAGAATAAACCGCAACGATGGTCGTCCAACTGGTACTTACGGTGTTGATCTACGAAAGCGAACATGTGATTGTGGAAAATTTCAAGCGTTCCATTTGCCTTGCTCACATGTGATTGCAGCATGTGAAAGTATACGCCAAGACTACACCATTCACATACCCGACGTGTTCAAGATACAACATGTTTTTAAAGTCTACCAACAAAGCTTCCAGATCCTCCCACATCAAGACAATTGGCCTCAATATAGAGGGCCTACTCTTTGTCATGACGAAACTATGCGTAGGAAAAAAAGAGGCCGCCCTAACAGTACTCGGATTCGAACCGAAATGGACGACgtggaaaaggaaaagagaatgtGTGGGATATGCCGTGAGGTTGGCCATATCCGAAGTAAATGTCCAAATGTATCAGGCCCGTCCAATAGGCCTCCTTAA
- the LOC131645185 gene encoding potassium channel AKT2/3-like isoform X2: MEINISSYDSSNLSSKQHHDVKEDYTSSSSFNLTNVSKLILPPLGVPKETQVYSKWIISPMDSRYRWWESFMVVLVAYTAWVYPFEVAFMHSSNRELYIVDNIVDLFFAIDIVMTFFVAFIDGTTHLLVRDSKKIAVRYLSSWFIMDVASTIPYEAIGYIGNHKLSLPFFLLGMLRFWRIRRVKQFFTRLEKDIRFSYFWVRCARLLSVTLFSVHCAGCLYYMLADRYPHKGKTWIGAVIPNFKETSPRTRYISAIYWSITTMTTVGYGDLHAVNTMEMIFIIFYMLFNLGLTAYLIGNMTNLVVEGTRRTMEFRNSIEAASNFVYRNRLPPRLKDQILAYMCLRFKAESLNQHQLIEQLPKSICKSICQHLFFPTVEKVYLFKGVSKEILLSLVAKMNAEYIPPKEDVITQNEAPDDVYIIVSGEVEIIDSVIEKERVLGTLTTGEMFGEVGALCCRSQSYTYRTKTFTEILRLKTSALVEEMHSKKEDNILILKNFLQHYKELKNLSVKDVMLENVEEEDPNMSVNLLTVASTGNAAFLEELLGAGLDPDIGDSKGKTPLHIAASNGHKECVKVLLKHTCNIHIKVWYAIASKHYSIFRILYQLSALSDPYTAGNLLCLAAKRNDLTVMNELLKQGLNIDSKDGHDTKAIQIAITENLVDMVQLLVMNGAEVDDIHIHEFSASTLNELLQKREIGHLINVNEAMHSEFVLKGENQEDQKQIKERYNGLECPRVSIYRGHPIVRREKGFIEAGKLIKLPDSLEKLKIIAGEKFEFDARDAKVTNEEGVEINSIDVIRDNDKLFIVE, encoded by the exons ATGGAGATCAATATTAGTTCATATGATTCTTCTAACTTGAGCAGCAAGCAACATCATGATGTTAAAGAGGACTatacatcatcttcatcattcaaTCTAACCAATGTTTCAAAGCTCATTCTTCCACCACTTGGTGTTCCTAAAGAGACTCAAGTTTACTCTAAATGGATCATTTCACCAATGGATTCAAGATATAG GTGGTGGGAGAGTTTTATGGTGGTGTTGGTAGCATATACTGCATGGGTTTATCCATTTGAAGTTGCATTCATGCATTCTTCAAATAGGGAGCTATATATTGTGGACAATATTGTTGATCTTTTCTTTGCTATTGATATTGTGATGACATTCTTTGTGGCATTCATTGATGGAACTACTCATCTACTTGTTAGAGATTCCAAAAAAATTGCTGTTAG GTACTTGTCATCATGGTTCATAATGGATGTGGCATCAACAATACCCTATGAAGCAATAGGCTACATTGGCAATCACAAATTGagtcttcctttctttctcttggGAATGCTCAGATTTTGGAGAATCAGACGTGTCAAACAATTCTTCACAAGGCTTGAGAAAGACATCAGATTCAGCTATTTCTGGGTCAGATGTGCTAGGCTTCTTTCT GTAACACTCTTTTCAGTTCATTGTGCTGGTTGTCTCTATTACATGCTAGCTGATAGGTACCCTCATAAAGGTAAAACATGGATTGGAGCTGTCATTCCAAATTTCAAAGAGACAAGTCCTAGAACAAGATACATTTCAGCCATATACTGGTCCATCACCACCATGACAACCGTCGGTTATGGCGATCTTCATGCTGTCAACACCATGGAAatgattttcattattttttatatgctCTTCAACCTCGGCCTAACCGCTTACTTAATCGGTAACATGACGAATCTTGTAGTTGAAGGAACTCGCCGCACAATGGAATTC AGAAATAGCATTGAAGCAGCATCGAACTTTGTGTACCGAAATCGCTTGCCACCGAGGCTAAAAGATCAAATCCTTGCTTACATGTGTTTGAGATTTAAGGCGGAAAGTTTGAATCAACATCAGTTAATTGAACAACTGCCAAAGTCAATTTGCAAAAGCATTTGCCAGCATTTGTTTTTTCCAACTGTAGAGAAAGTCTATCTCTTCAAAGGCGTCTCGAAAGAAATCCTTTTGTCCCTC GTTGCGAAAATGAATGCGGAATACATACCACCGAAAGAGGATGTTATAACGCAAAACGAAGCGCCGGATGATGTTTACATTATAGTGTCAGGAGAAGTAGAGATCATAGATAGTGTGATAGAGAAAGAGAGAGTTTTAGGGACTCTAACAACAGGTGAAATGTTTGGAGAAGTTGGTGCACTTTGTTGTAGGTCTCAGAGCTATACATATAGAACCAAGACATTCACAGAGATTCTGAGGTTGAAAACTAGTGCTCTTGTAGAAGAAATGCATAGTAAAAAAGAAGATAATATACTAATACTCAAAAATTTCCTTCAG CATTATAAGGAGCTTAAGAATTTGAGTGTCAAAGATGTAATGTTGGAgaatgttgaagaagaagatcctaACATGTCTGTGAATTTGTTAACTGTGGCTAGCACTGGTAATGCTGCTTTTCTTGAGGAGCTTCTTGGTGCTGGTTTGGATCCTGATATTGGTGACTCTAAAGGAAAAACTCCATTG CACATAGCAGCATCAAATGGACATAAAGAGTGTGTTAAAGTCTTGCTCAAACATACATGCAATATACATATAAAAG TATGGTATGCAATAGCTTCAAAGCATTACTCAATCTTCAGAATCCTCTATCAGCTATCTGCACTCTCTGATCCATACACGGCTGGAAATCTCCTATGTCTAGCAGCAAAAAGAAACGATTTAACCGTGATGAACGAGCTTCTAAAGCAAGGACTAAACATCGACTCAAAAGATGGACACGACACGAAGGCTATACAAATTGCTATAACAGAAAATCTTGTTGACATGGTTCAGCTGCTTGTTATGAACGGCGCAGAAGTTGATGATATACATATCCATGAATTTTCTGCATCCACCTTAAATGAATTATTGCAGAAACGCGAAATCGGGCATTTAATTAATGTGAATGAGGCAATGCATAGTGAGTTTGTATTAAAGGGTGAAAATCAAGAAGATCAGAAACAAATTAAGGAAAGATATAATGGACTAGAGTGTCCAAGAGTAAGCATATATAGAGGTCACCCAATAGTGAGAAGAGAAAAAGGTTTCATTGAAGCCGGAAAGTTAATAAAGTTGCCGGATTCATTAGAAAAGCTCAAAATTATTGCAG GTGAAAAATTTGAGTTTGATGCAAGAGATGCAAAGGTGACAAATGAAGAAGGAGTAGAAATTAACAGTATTGATGTGATAAGAGATAATGATAAACTGTTTATTGTTGAATAG
- the LOC131645185 gene encoding potassium channel AKT2/3-like isoform X1 → MEINISSYDSSNLSSKQHHDVKEDYTSSSSFNLTNVSKLILPPLGVPKETQVYSKWIISPMDSRYRWWESFMVVLVAYTAWVYPFEVAFMHSSNRELYIVDNIVDLFFAIDIVMTFFVAFIDGTTHLLVRDSKKIAVRYLSSWFIMDVASTIPYEAIGYIGNHKLSLPFFLLGMLRFWRIRRVKQFFTRLEKDIRFSYFWVRCARLLSVTLFSVHCAGCLYYMLADRYPHKGKTWIGAVIPNFKETSPRTRYISAIYWSITTMTTVGYGDLHAVNTMEMIFIIFYMLFNLGLTAYLIGNMTNLVVEGTRRTMEFRNSIEAASNFVYRNRLPPRLKDQILAYMCLRFKAESLNQHQLIEQLPKSICKSICQHLFFPTVEKVYLFKGVSKEILLSLVAKMNAEYIPPKEDVITQNEAPDDVYIIVSGEVEIIDSVIEKERVLGTLTTGEMFGEVGALCCRSQSYTYRTKTFTEILRLKTSALVEEMHSKKEDNILILKNFLQHYKELKNLSVKDVMLENVEEEDPNMSVNLLTVASTGNAAFLEELLGAGLDPDIGDSKGKTPLHIAASNGHKECVKVLLKHTCNIHIKDMNGNTAVWYAIASKHYSIFRILYQLSALSDPYTAGNLLCLAAKRNDLTVMNELLKQGLNIDSKDGHDTKAIQIAITENLVDMVQLLVMNGAEVDDIHIHEFSASTLNELLQKREIGHLINVNEAMHSEFVLKGENQEDQKQIKERYNGLECPRVSIYRGHPIVRREKGFIEAGKLIKLPDSLEKLKIIAGEKFEFDARDAKVTNEEGVEINSIDVIRDNDKLFIVE, encoded by the exons ATGGAGATCAATATTAGTTCATATGATTCTTCTAACTTGAGCAGCAAGCAACATCATGATGTTAAAGAGGACTatacatcatcttcatcattcaaTCTAACCAATGTTTCAAAGCTCATTCTTCCACCACTTGGTGTTCCTAAAGAGACTCAAGTTTACTCTAAATGGATCATTTCACCAATGGATTCAAGATATAG GTGGTGGGAGAGTTTTATGGTGGTGTTGGTAGCATATACTGCATGGGTTTATCCATTTGAAGTTGCATTCATGCATTCTTCAAATAGGGAGCTATATATTGTGGACAATATTGTTGATCTTTTCTTTGCTATTGATATTGTGATGACATTCTTTGTGGCATTCATTGATGGAACTACTCATCTACTTGTTAGAGATTCCAAAAAAATTGCTGTTAG GTACTTGTCATCATGGTTCATAATGGATGTGGCATCAACAATACCCTATGAAGCAATAGGCTACATTGGCAATCACAAATTGagtcttcctttctttctcttggGAATGCTCAGATTTTGGAGAATCAGACGTGTCAAACAATTCTTCACAAGGCTTGAGAAAGACATCAGATTCAGCTATTTCTGGGTCAGATGTGCTAGGCTTCTTTCT GTAACACTCTTTTCAGTTCATTGTGCTGGTTGTCTCTATTACATGCTAGCTGATAGGTACCCTCATAAAGGTAAAACATGGATTGGAGCTGTCATTCCAAATTTCAAAGAGACAAGTCCTAGAACAAGATACATTTCAGCCATATACTGGTCCATCACCACCATGACAACCGTCGGTTATGGCGATCTTCATGCTGTCAACACCATGGAAatgattttcattattttttatatgctCTTCAACCTCGGCCTAACCGCTTACTTAATCGGTAACATGACGAATCTTGTAGTTGAAGGAACTCGCCGCACAATGGAATTC AGAAATAGCATTGAAGCAGCATCGAACTTTGTGTACCGAAATCGCTTGCCACCGAGGCTAAAAGATCAAATCCTTGCTTACATGTGTTTGAGATTTAAGGCGGAAAGTTTGAATCAACATCAGTTAATTGAACAACTGCCAAAGTCAATTTGCAAAAGCATTTGCCAGCATTTGTTTTTTCCAACTGTAGAGAAAGTCTATCTCTTCAAAGGCGTCTCGAAAGAAATCCTTTTGTCCCTC GTTGCGAAAATGAATGCGGAATACATACCACCGAAAGAGGATGTTATAACGCAAAACGAAGCGCCGGATGATGTTTACATTATAGTGTCAGGAGAAGTAGAGATCATAGATAGTGTGATAGAGAAAGAGAGAGTTTTAGGGACTCTAACAACAGGTGAAATGTTTGGAGAAGTTGGTGCACTTTGTTGTAGGTCTCAGAGCTATACATATAGAACCAAGACATTCACAGAGATTCTGAGGTTGAAAACTAGTGCTCTTGTAGAAGAAATGCATAGTAAAAAAGAAGATAATATACTAATACTCAAAAATTTCCTTCAG CATTATAAGGAGCTTAAGAATTTGAGTGTCAAAGATGTAATGTTGGAgaatgttgaagaagaagatcctaACATGTCTGTGAATTTGTTAACTGTGGCTAGCACTGGTAATGCTGCTTTTCTTGAGGAGCTTCTTGGTGCTGGTTTGGATCCTGATATTGGTGACTCTAAAGGAAAAACTCCATTG CACATAGCAGCATCAAATGGACATAAAGAGTGTGTTAAAGTCTTGCTCAAACATACATGCAATATACATATAAAAG ATATGAATGGTAACACTGCAGTATGGTATGCAATAGCTTCAAAGCATTACTCAATCTTCAGAATCCTCTATCAGCTATCTGCACTCTCTGATCCATACACGGCTGGAAATCTCCTATGTCTAGCAGCAAAAAGAAACGATTTAACCGTGATGAACGAGCTTCTAAAGCAAGGACTAAACATCGACTCAAAAGATGGACACGACACGAAGGCTATACAAATTGCTATAACAGAAAATCTTGTTGACATGGTTCAGCTGCTTGTTATGAACGGCGCAGAAGTTGATGATATACATATCCATGAATTTTCTGCATCCACCTTAAATGAATTATTGCAGAAACGCGAAATCGGGCATTTAATTAATGTGAATGAGGCAATGCATAGTGAGTTTGTATTAAAGGGTGAAAATCAAGAAGATCAGAAACAAATTAAGGAAAGATATAATGGACTAGAGTGTCCAAGAGTAAGCATATATAGAGGTCACCCAATAGTGAGAAGAGAAAAAGGTTTCATTGAAGCCGGAAAGTTAATAAAGTTGCCGGATTCATTAGAAAAGCTCAAAATTATTGCAG GTGAAAAATTTGAGTTTGATGCAAGAGATGCAAAGGTGACAAATGAAGAAGGAGTAGAAATTAACAGTATTGATGTGATAAGAGATAATGATAAACTGTTTATTGTTGAATAG